In a genomic window of Corynebacterium lizhenjunii:
- the atpA gene encoding F0F1 ATP synthase subunit alpha has translation MAELTISSDEIRSAIANYTSSYSAEASREETGVVISAADGIAQVSGLPSVMANELLEFPGGVIGVAQNLDTNSIGVVVLGNFETLKEGDEVKRTGEVLSIPVGEEFLGRVINPLGQPIDGLGPIAKEEDRVLELQAPSVLQRQPVEEPMQTGIKAIDAMTPIGRGQRQLIIGDRKTGKTAVCIDTILNQKANWESGDKNKQVRCIYVAIGQKGSTIAGVRRTLEEHGALEYTTIVAAPASDSAGFKWLAPFSGAALGQHWMYQGNHVLVIYDDLTKQAEAYRAISLLLRRPPGREAYPGDVFYLHSRLLERAAKLSDDMGAGSMTALPIIETKANDVSAFIPTNVISITDGQVFLESDLFNQGVRPAINVGVSVSRVGGAAQTKGMKKVAGNLRLDLASYRDLQAFAAFASDLDAASKAQLDRGARLVELLKQAESSPQPVEYQMVSIFLADEGVFDVVPVEDVRRFETDLQEHLRANAPQVFEQIAGGQALSDESKEALLAAAQDFTPTFRTSEGHNIGSEAPVEALAESEHNKTELSVSRKTAK, from the coding sequence ATGGCGGAGCTGACGATCTCCTCTGATGAGATCCGTAGCGCGATTGCGAACTACACCTCGAGCTACTCCGCGGAGGCCTCCCGTGAGGAGACCGGCGTGGTTATCTCTGCAGCCGACGGTATTGCACAGGTCTCTGGCCTGCCTTCCGTAATGGCTAACGAACTTCTCGAGTTCCCGGGCGGCGTCATCGGCGTCGCGCAGAACCTCGACACCAATTCCATCGGTGTTGTGGTCCTGGGTAACTTTGAGACCCTCAAGGAGGGCGACGAGGTTAAGAGGACCGGTGAGGTTCTCTCCATCCCCGTGGGCGAGGAATTCCTCGGCCGCGTTATCAACCCCTTGGGCCAGCCGATTGACGGCCTGGGCCCGATTGCCAAGGAAGAGGACCGCGTCCTCGAACTGCAGGCACCTTCCGTTCTCCAGCGCCAGCCGGTGGAAGAGCCCATGCAGACCGGTATCAAGGCTATCGACGCAATGACCCCGATCGGCCGTGGTCAGCGCCAGCTGATCATTGGTGACCGCAAGACCGGTAAGACCGCAGTCTGCATTGATACCATCCTGAACCAGAAGGCCAACTGGGAGTCTGGCGACAAGAATAAGCAGGTCCGCTGCATCTACGTCGCCATCGGCCAGAAGGGCTCCACCATCGCCGGTGTTCGCCGCACCCTGGAAGAGCACGGCGCACTGGAGTACACCACCATCGTGGCCGCTCCGGCTTCTGACTCCGCAGGCTTCAAGTGGCTGGCACCGTTCTCCGGTGCCGCCCTGGGCCAGCACTGGATGTACCAGGGCAACCACGTCCTGGTTATCTACGATGACCTGACCAAGCAGGCAGAGGCCTACCGTGCTATCTCCCTGTTGCTGCGTCGTCCGCCGGGACGCGAGGCCTACCCGGGCGATGTCTTCTACCTGCACTCCCGTCTGCTGGAGCGTGCTGCAAAGCTTTCCGACGACATGGGTGCTGGCTCCATGACGGCCCTGCCGATCATCGAGACCAAGGCAAACGACGTGTCTGCCTTTATCCCCACCAACGTCATCTCCATTACCGACGGCCAGGTCTTCCTGGAGTCCGACCTGTTCAACCAGGGTGTGCGTCCGGCTATTAACGTCGGTGTGTCCGTCTCCCGTGTGGGTGGCGCTGCACAGACTAAGGGTATGAAGAAGGTCGCCGGTAACCTGCGTCTGGACCTGGCTTCCTACCGTGACCTGCAGGCCTTCGCCGCCTTCGCGTCCGACCTGGATGCCGCTTCCAAGGCTCAGCTGGACCGCGGTGCTCGCCTGGTGGAGCTGCTCAAGCAGGCAGAGTCCTCCCCGCAGCCGGTGGAATACCAGATGGTGTCCATCTTCCTGGCCGACGAAGGCGTCTTCGACGTCGTTCCGGTTGAGGACGTACGCCGCTTTGAAACCGACCTGCAGGAGCACCTGCGCGCAAACGCGCCGCAGGTCTTCGAGCAGATCGCTGGCGGTCAGGCTCTGTCTGATGAGTCCAAGGAAGCACTGCTTGCTGCAGCACAGGACTTCACTCCGACCTTCCGCACCTCTGAGGGCCACAACATTGGCTCTGAGGCTCCGGTAGAGGCTTTGGCGGAGTCCGAGCACAACAAGACCGAGCTCAGCGTCTCCCGTAAGACGGCCAAGTAA
- a CDS encoding F0F1 ATP synthase subunit gamma, translating to MANLRELRDRIRSVNSTKKITKAQELIATSRITKAQARVEASQPYATELSRVMSRLASASSLDHPMLRDNPDARVAAILVVTSDRGMCGGYNNNVFKKAAELEARLKGQGLEVVRYVTGNKGVGFYKFREADIAGSWTGFSQDPSWEATHDVRHHIVDGFLAGSQGQSKAREGVDGSVRGFDQVHVVYTEFESMLVQNARVQQLLPVVPVVHEENMHLPETATESPEGPVGADFEFEPDADTLMAALLPQYVSRTLFAMFLEASAAESAARRNAMKSATDNATELVKDLSRVANQARQAQITQEITEIVGGAGALSDSAESD from the coding sequence ATGGCAAATCTTCGCGAATTGCGCGACCGTATCCGGTCCGTGAACTCGACCAAGAAGATCACCAAGGCACAGGAGCTCATTGCTACCTCGCGCATCACCAAGGCGCAGGCTCGCGTGGAAGCGTCGCAGCCTTACGCCACCGAGTTGAGCCGGGTGATGTCGCGTTTGGCCTCGGCCAGCTCGCTGGACCACCCGATGCTGCGCGACAACCCTGATGCTCGTGTAGCAGCCATCCTCGTGGTCACTTCTGACCGCGGCATGTGTGGCGGCTACAACAACAACGTCTTCAAGAAGGCGGCTGAGCTTGAAGCCCGGCTCAAGGGCCAGGGCCTCGAGGTTGTCCGCTACGTCACTGGCAACAAGGGAGTCGGCTTCTACAAGTTCCGTGAAGCTGACATCGCTGGTAGCTGGACTGGCTTTTCTCAGGATCCGTCCTGGGAAGCAACCCACGATGTACGCCACCACATTGTGGACGGCTTCCTCGCGGGCTCGCAGGGCCAGTCGAAGGCGCGTGAAGGCGTGGACGGCAGCGTGCGCGGCTTCGACCAGGTTCACGTGGTTTACACGGAATTTGAGTCGATGCTGGTGCAAAACGCTCGCGTCCAGCAGCTACTGCCGGTAGTACCGGTGGTTCACGAAGAGAATATGCACTTGCCGGAGACTGCCACCGAGTCCCCTGAGGGCCCGGTTGGCGCAGACTTTGAGTTTGAGCCCGATGCAGACACGCTGATGGCAGCTTTGCTGCCGCAGTATGTCTCGCGGACCCTCTTCGCGATGTTCTTGGAGGCTTCTGCCGCCGAGTCCGCTGCACGCCGTAACGCAATGAAGTCTGCAACTGACAACGCAACGGAATTGGTCAAGGACCTTTCCCGCGTGGCTAACCAGGCCCGTCAGGCGCAGATTACCCAGGAAATTACAGAGATTGTCGGTGGCGCTGGTGCGCTATCTGACAGCGCAGAAAGTGACTAG
- the atpD gene encoding F0F1 ATP synthase subunit beta, whose amino-acid sequence MTTALQEQNAQDQAVAGRVVRVIGPVVDVEFPRGALPALYNALHVEISLEAVAKTVTLEVAQHLGDNLVRTVSMAPTDGLVRGAEVVDTGKPISVPVGDVVKGHVFNALGDCLDQPGLGRDGEQWGIHREPPAFDQLEGKTEILETGIKVIDLLTPYVKGGKIGLFGGAGVGKTVLIQEMITRIAREFSGTSVFAGVGERTREGTDLFLEMEEMGVLQDTALVFGQMDEPPGVRMRVALSGLTMAEYFRDVQNQDVLLFIDNIFRFTQAGSEVSTLLGRMPSAVGYQPTLADEMGVLQERITSTKGKSITSLQAVYVPADDYTDPAPATTFAHLDATTELDRGIASKGIYPAVNPLTSTSRILEPSIVGERHYEVAQRVIGILQKNKELQDIIAILGMDELSEEDKITVQRARRIERFLGQNFFVAEKFTGLPGSYVPLTETIDAFERICNGEFDHYPEQAFNGLGGLDDVEAAYKKLTEKK is encoded by the coding sequence ATGACTACAGCTCTGCAAGAGCAGAATGCACAGGACCAGGCTGTTGCCGGTCGTGTTGTGCGCGTCATCGGTCCGGTCGTCGACGTGGAGTTCCCGCGTGGCGCACTGCCGGCACTGTACAACGCACTGCACGTCGAGATCAGCCTGGAGGCTGTTGCAAAGACTGTCACCCTCGAGGTCGCTCAGCACCTCGGTGACAACCTCGTCCGTACTGTGTCCATGGCACCGACCGACGGCCTCGTCCGTGGCGCCGAGGTCGTAGACACCGGTAAGCCGATTTCGGTGCCGGTGGGCGATGTGGTCAAGGGCCACGTCTTCAATGCCCTGGGCGACTGCCTGGACCAGCCGGGCCTGGGCCGTGACGGCGAGCAGTGGGGCATCCACCGCGAGCCACCGGCATTCGACCAGCTGGAAGGCAAGACCGAGATCCTGGAGACCGGCATCAAGGTCATCGACCTGTTGACCCCGTACGTTAAGGGCGGCAAGATCGGCCTGTTCGGCGGCGCCGGCGTGGGCAAGACCGTGCTTATCCAGGAAATGATTACCCGTATCGCTCGCGAGTTCTCCGGTACTTCCGTGTTCGCCGGCGTGGGTGAGCGTACCCGTGAGGGCACCGACCTCTTCCTAGAAATGGAAGAGATGGGCGTTCTCCAGGACACGGCGCTAGTGTTCGGCCAGATGGACGAGCCGCCAGGAGTGCGTATGCGCGTGGCCCTGTCCGGCCTGACCATGGCGGAGTACTTCCGCGATGTGCAGAACCAGGACGTGCTGCTGTTCATCGACAACATCTTCCGCTTCACCCAGGCCGGTTCTGAGGTCTCCACCCTGCTGGGCCGTATGCCTTCCGCAGTGGGTTACCAGCCGACCTTGGCTGATGAGATGGGTGTGCTGCAGGAGCGTATTACCTCCACCAAGGGCAAGTCGATTACCTCTCTGCAGGCCGTCTACGTGCCTGCGGATGACTACACCGACCCGGCTCCGGCAACCACCTTCGCCCACCTGGATGCCACCACCGAGTTGGACCGTGGTATTGCCTCCAAGGGTATTTACCCGGCAGTGAACCCGCTGACCTCGACTTCTCGTATCCTCGAGCCGTCGATTGTTGGCGAGCGCCACTACGAGGTCGCCCAGCGCGTGATCGGTATTCTGCAGAAGAACAAGGAACTGCAGGACATCATCGCCATCCTGGGTATGGACGAGCTGTCTGAGGAAGACAAGATCACCGTGCAGCGTGCACGTCGTATCGAGCGCTTCCTGGGCCAGAACTTCTTCGTTGCGGAGAAGTTCACCGGCCTGCCGGGCTCCTACGTCCCGCTGACCGAGACCATTGATGCCTTCGAGCGTATCTGCAACGGCGAATTCGACCACTACCCGGAGCAGGCCTTCAACGGCCTGGGTGGCTTGGACGATGTCGAGGCAGCCTACAAGAAGCTGACTGAGAAGAAGTAG
- a CDS encoding F0F1 ATP synthase subunit epsilon, whose protein sequence is MADITVELVSVERMLWSGRATGVRAETTEGEIGVLPGHEPMVGQLVDNGVVSIRPVNGERRVAAVQGGFLSVTAEKVTVLADWAVWADEVDPAQAEQDAASSDALTASRGEAGLRAIRRAKED, encoded by the coding sequence ATGGCTGACATCACCGTGGAACTGGTTTCCGTCGAGCGCATGCTGTGGTCCGGTCGGGCCACTGGCGTCAGGGCCGAGACCACTGAGGGTGAGATCGGCGTGCTTCCTGGCCACGAGCCCATGGTCGGCCAATTGGTTGACAATGGCGTTGTGTCCATCCGCCCGGTTAATGGCGAGCGCCGTGTCGCTGCCGTTCAGGGTGGCTTCCTCTCTGTGACCGCGGAGAAGGTCACCGTCCTTGCAGACTGGGCAGTGTGGGCCGATGAGGTCGATCCCGCCCAGGCTGAGCAGGACGCTGCTTCTTCCGATGCCCTCACGGCATCCCGTGGCGAGGCTGGCCTGCGTGCCATCCGTCGCGCCAAGGAGGACTAA
- a CDS encoding DUF2550 domain-containing protein, whose product MVSQQRFLREALSVKEEGGMRVISPAVVVFWIALAVLVVAGGLAAVRFVKLRSSGAQVLVRELPAKDSYSWRHGIVRYTGEHMECFKLRSLWPAPDLKIPRLDVSIVGTRTLDDEEASFMPDATNAVEIAAGDRHFEFALDQRGAMALQAWVESAPSRRQERADAKVLRERMERSKRRQ is encoded by the coding sequence TTGGTCAGTCAACAGCGTTTCTTGCGGGAGGCGCTGTCGGTCAAGGAAGAAGGTGGCATGCGCGTGATTTCCCCCGCAGTGGTGGTCTTCTGGATTGCTCTCGCAGTGCTTGTGGTTGCCGGTGGGCTAGCCGCGGTCCGCTTTGTTAAACTTCGCTCTTCCGGCGCCCAGGTGTTGGTGCGCGAGTTGCCCGCCAAGGATAGCTACAGCTGGCGCCATGGCATTGTGCGATATACGGGGGAGCATATGGAGTGCTTTAAGCTTCGTTCGCTGTGGCCTGCTCCTGACCTGAAAATCCCGCGCCTCGACGTCTCAATTGTTGGTACTCGTACCCTTGATGACGAAGAGGCTTCTTTTATGCCCGATGCCACTAACGCTGTGGAGATTGCCGCTGGGGATCGGCATTTTGAGTTCGCTCTTGATCAGCGCGGCGCCATGGCCCTCCAGGCGTGGGTGGAGTCTGCACCGTCGCGGCGTCAGGAGCGCGCGGACGCCAAGGTCTTGCGCGAGCGCATGGAGCGCAGCAAGCGCCGCCAGTAA